DNA from Triticum aestivum cultivar Chinese Spring chromosome 7D, IWGSC CS RefSeq v2.1, whole genome shotgun sequence:
TACTTTTTGTAAATGAAGTTTtagactagtcatagtgggagtaacttaggtagtaacatagcgcacttcaaATTTTTTTTTGCTTATAAGGCATGTAGTTAATAAGGAGAGgggtgtttagagtaacataatatgttactgtaacataacgcttTCCGAAAAAGGATGAGTCTACAAACTAATAAATAAAGCAATCTATGACACTAGtgctatgttactttgcactatgcgGGACAGGGTGTTAATGTAAATGCCATATGACACTAACCTGTGCTAAACTCGACAGAGTAACGACAAATAGAAAGAAGCCACGTGTCAGCCATTATTGCTAGTACAATATGTCTGTCGAGTGCCTTTGAAAAGAAACTCGGCAAATAGTTTGCTGGGTTTCCAACTCTGCAGACCTCGGTCAAATAAGGGCCCGACGCATGGCACTGCCTTATTGCCCAGTGCTAGATTTGACCGAGTTCAAGGCCAACATAACTGGGCAAATATTTTACTGAGATTGGAACTCGACATACCAGATTTCGCCGAGTTCAAGGCCAATGGAACTAGCAAATTTTTTACCGAGTTTGGAACTGGACAGTATCATGTCGAATAAGGGCCCGATGTGTGGCACTGCCTTATTGTCCGGTGCCAGATTTCGCCAAGTTCACGATGAACGAAACTGGGCAAATATTTTGCCCAGTTCAGAACTCGGTAGTCTCTTGTTGGAGGAGACTGGTGCATGGCACAAACCGTATTGCCCAGTCTAGCGTTTTGACGAGTTTCCCTTATTAAAAATCGCTAAGGATTTGCCTATTACCGAGTTTGAAACTGGGCGAAGGTTGTCTATGTCTACAACCAATCCTGGCTTCACCGAGTTCTAGGACAAGATTTTGCTGAGCTTTGGTACTCGGCAAATGTAGTCCTTCCTGGCCCCCCACCATTTGGGTCGGCACTGCACAAAATATCGATATATATGCATACTGTtgattacacacatgcatcacactAATCAAAATGAGGCCTTTAGCTCATAATGATGCCAGGGTAGCAAAATTAGAGCACTAAATCCAACTATAGTAGGTACTATGTGGTAGTTAACAGTGTTGAACATATATATTGTACTATATGGTAAATTATGATCCAAATATGTTCACTGTTACCAACCTTCGCTAGTAGAACACGCCGCCATTATGTGACTAACTACTTAAGGGGTCCTGTACTAGTGGGATCCCCAGATATGTTGTGCCCAGCACCAAAACCGCCGACCTGCGAGCAGCACCGTGCACAGCTTGGCAACCGTCACGACGCCTGGACAGTCGCGCTTGCTCCACCGCCTTATCCTTGCCCGCCAAGCTCCgggccaccgccccgccaacaggTCATGCGAGCACTGGCCGCAGCCCCCAACCTCATGAGCCAGCCTCCAACGATGCCAAGAGAGACTCCACACACGAGGAAAGGCGGCAGGCCACAATACTTAGTCCCCAACCAATCAAGCCGATGGGGGAATCCAAGAACCGCTGCCGCCACAGATCTGCCAGGAGCAAGCGAGTCAAAtggtcctgccgccgccgctgtagGCCCTACAGCGGCACTACTAGGCGACGGCGACGGAGGGGAGTGGGAGGGGAGCCGCCGGTACTAGTGAGCTAGGCTCCGCCCGGGGGACAGACGAAATTTGACATTCGTTTAGGATCACTTGACCCAGATGTAAATCGAAGTGCCCTTCTCAGCTCAAGCTCATATGAGCTCGAGTGAATagtaaaatgcaaaaaaaaagaaggaaaacaaTTCAAAAAATTATGAATTTATTTTGTGGCAACATTTGACAAATGTTTTCAGTGCTTACAAATTTTCATCACGAAATAACATCGTGAAGGTCGTGGAAAAAAAGATCAACACTCTAAAAATAGCTTTTTTGGAGCattaattttgttttgttttgccacgacttACACAAATGTCATTTTACGATGAATTTTGCAAGCCTTTAAAACATTTGTCAAATGTTGccaaaaaaatttcagaattttttcaaaatttattttCAGATTTTACTGTTCACTCAAGCTCATATGAGCTAGAGCTCAGTTTATCCACTTCCGATGTAAATAGCCTATATTGCACCGCGAATGTACAGTGAGATATTGTTGCTTCCCGTAGCAGTATCGGCTACTTTAAAGAAAAGTCCAGCTTAAATTCTACACTGAATCCGAGGTAACAAACTGTTTATCCCTGACCTCACGTCATACGGAGTTCGGATGAGATCTCTCCATGTAGCTTCCGCGTTAGTGCGTGCCGGCGGCAGTCCGACTGCATGTATGACCACTCGATCCGAGTAGCCCCGACGGCACGGCCGCCATCCTTTGGGCTCCGACTCCTGCATGCGCGTTCTGAGCTTCCGACTTTGATCCGGATCGAGGCCACCACGCACAGGTCCATGCCGCAAGCCTATAAAATCTACACACCGGCGTTCCGTTCGGCCACAGCACAAACAGAGCCGGGAATTAGCACCAGGTCGAACAACGATCTCTTGATCCGGCGAGCAGCAGCAGAGATCAGAAGAAGGGAGTCGTGTAGGTGCCTGATTGAAGCTAGCTTGCAGAGGATCCATGGCCTTGGAGAGGTTCTTGACGGCGCTTGTTTTCTGCGAGGCGCCCCACGACGGATACGGCACGTCCGTGATGACAACCAGCTCTATCGGCAAGCACGTCTCCGGCGGCACGTCGAAACCTGTTAGGCATAAACCACGACTTGCCGTGGTGACCAGTGTGTGTCTAGGTCTAGGGCAAGTTCGGGTGCGGGTTTGTGCTCACGTCCGTGCCCAGCGAGTGAGTCTAGTTTGAGCCGGTTTGTGGTCAGGCTTGTGGTCGTAGGACGACGGTGATAGCATGCAGCGAAGCAACCTGCCATCCAGGTCGTGCGGATGAGCAGGCATGCTCACGATtgaccggataaggttgttagctagGAGTAGGCTAGTTGGTTAGTGCGTGCATGCATCAGCTGGATAGGGACGTGCATGTAGGGTTAGTTAGTGGGTGCTACGTGCGTGCGTGGCCGAGTGTGGCGGTCGGCCCTGTGTGTGCTGGGCTATATAAGCCGATGTATTGCGTCTTGTTGGTTGAGCCGAGTTGGAAAAATTCAGAGAAAAGGCCAGCGTTCGTCGCTGGGGGCGTCCGTCGCCCGGCGGGCGTTCGTCGCCCGGTAAACCACCGTGTCTCGTGTTTTTGTCTGATCGTTCGTCTATCCTCGGTTCCAACAAAACCGGTGGCTCACAAGGTGGACGCTGAGGAGAAGAAACAGGGATACTCCGGCGGGTCGAGGGTGCAGCGGCCTGCTGGGTTCCAGAGGGCGTTCGATGGCCTCAACTGCTCCGACACCGTCATGATGCACTGAGCATGCCATTATTTCTTTAACCTGTATAGGACTTGGATCAGCTAGAATGTTGACACGTGCGTACTTGTAATGATTTTTTTCATTTGATTGCACTATTTGACTAGTAGTCCACCTTTCGGAGGAGGCGGCGTGGTCGTCGAAGTCAGCCATGGCCTGGGCGGTggtcggcgggcggcgggcgggcgACTGGCAGGCGAACGAAAGGAAAATGAAGGCAGTTTGGCAGTTGGAGCGCGGCCGCCGTTTTTATATCTCCTGTAGATAGAGATGTATATTTGCACTGTGGAGTGTTGAGGTTTACATCTCCGAAAGATGGTGATGTATCTTTTTTCACTAATATTAACGCCCACACATGTAGCACGAAGCAACATGGCCCAAACGCCTCCATTATCATCCGTTTTGCCTTGGTTTATGTGGCACGAACGTTTTTATGTGGCACGAAGCAAATTTAAGTAATTcaccatggcaattttagtttatggttcatggtaagtctagtttcttaattccccgttttataatatgtcaaaatttacttttaaaggtagaagataaaatagctgaaacatatcatgacaaCTTCGGTGTAAACAcaatggcaattcatatgcaatagacatggcaactttctACCCCCAAAAAAGTCATCGAAACATATTGATATGAGATTTACTTTCGAAGATCTCATTGcgatggatttaatggtgaaaacggatcttcaatagaatttttcatttaagagataaaatatttaaaaaactcgaaatccaaaaagatttccacatgcatgcatgtggtgaCGTGGCGCAATCTGTGTGTTATATGGCGTATGAGCGGGTGttgctcccaccacacgtgtggacGTTATCATCGTCCTTTTTTTGGACAAAGAAGAGACGCCTTAGGCACCTATCCATTAATCTGAAGAACAAGTTACAACCATGGTTTTACAATGCCTGATGTTCAGGCTACTTAGCTTCAGAAGCATAGGACAGTGATCAACTGAGTGTGACCTACTTTTACAAACCATTGTAGGACTAGTATTGGATTCTGAGAAGTATGCTCTAGCCGCATTGTTGTGAGCCCTGCTAGTAAGCTCCCTGGGAATGTGCCTAATGGTTATCTGACCTTGCTAGTACAGCTAAAGAAATTTGCCAGTTGGCTTCTAATCTCCCAATGACCAGGGCATTTAAGGATATCTCTTGCGTGTGCAGCCTGGGCCAAAACTTGATTGTCCGTGAAGAAGATGATGTCTTCTATTGTGATTGTATTGATCACTTGGGCAGCTAATTGAAGCGTCGTAGCTTCTGCTTGGAGAGGCGACTCGATTTGCTCCTCGGATAAAAGAATACTGATATTGACCTCTTGATGTTTTTCAGCCATCTGTATGAAAATTCCTATGCCTGTGGTGTTTTGTGTATCCAGTTTCCATGCTGCATCCGTAAAGACTTTGCAATTTGGGCCGGTAGCTTGCATTATATCCTGCTGTTGTGAGCTTAGGAGTAAGCTGTTGCTATGCTCATCTTGACTAATACCCTGCCTTGCTTGTTTTGATTGAAGTGTTAACTCTTGATTATTTAGAATAGCCTGCATAATTTGGAATTCCTGTATAGGCTTGATCTCTTTCGTGACGAAAAGAGAATCATTCCTCGCTTTCCATATGCACCAAAGAAAAGTCATTATATTTGTGAGAGAGGCCTGTGGATGCCCTGAGTTAAGAAGAGCATTGATAATCTCTGCAATACTAGCATAGTTGttagaaaaaaaatcagatttaATAAACCAAGGATGAGCTACCCAAGCTGCTCTAGCAAAGGGGCAAGTAAAGAAAGTATGCATGTCATCTTCATCCTGTTCGCATCTAATGCAGCTTTTCTTGATATGTTTGGAATATTTTCTTGCTCTCATACCTGTTGGAAGTGCTTTCCTCAAGAGCCTCCAAGTAAAAGCATGTACTCTTGTAACCATAGTCTTATCTTTCCAAACCTGCTTGAGTAGTTGTTTAATCTCTTGTGGTACCTCTCTAGGCAATGGAGACCCTTGCTGTTGCAAGTCTTGAAGTCATGCTTTATAAGCAGATTTTGAAGTACATTTCCCTGAAGGATGCAATTTCCAGCAAAGGATATCAGTTCCCTCTTGTTGAATAACCGGTACCTGTATGATGCTATTAGGCACCTCATGATGAAAAAGATTATAAATAAGTCTAGCATCCCATGTTCTTTGATTTTGGTCCCACAATGAGAAGGATAGACATAATGCCCCGATTGTATTTTTAAGTGCTCATATATAGATTGCCAGTGAGGAAACCAAGGAGTGCTCCAAATGGAGGAATTGCCATCAAGAATTTAATAGATTGAACTTGCTTGAAGAATGTGTCGACCTTAAGAATTGAACCCCAAAAACCTGATTTTGGAATGTTGCTTTTTGCTCTCCAAATAGAAGTCTCAGGAAAATATTTAGATTTAAGTACCTGTGACAAGAAACTTTGTGGTTCGTCCGCAATTCTCCAAGCCGCCGACATGATTAGGCCTCTGTTAACAGCTTGGATGTTCTTGACTCCAAGACCCCCTTCTACTTTTGGGGTGCAAATGTCTTTCCATGCCTTGAAACAAAGAGCTCTCTTGGTTGATCTTCTTCTATTTCTGTCCACCAAAAATTTCTAATGATAGTATTAAGTTTGGCAACTAGTTTTCTTGAGAAAAGAATATTTGACATATAGTAGACAGGTATGGAAGCAAAAACTGAATTGATCAAAGTTAATCTCGCTGCATGTGAAAGTTTATTAGCCTTATAACAAGTCAATTTAACTTTAAATTTATCGGCAACAAAGCTATAGGCACTAGATCTATCCTTATTAGGGAGAATTAATGGGTGCCCTAGATAAATAGAATTGTCGATAATTTCATGCACCAGGAAAATTCTCTTAATATCCTCCTTATTGACATCGTCGACATTCCTGCTGAAAATAATAGCTGACTTGCTCCTGTTTGGCATTTGCCCTGAAACATGCAAAACTTTTGAAGGATTTTGTGCATATGAGTAGCTTCTGTAACTGTAGCCTGTCCACATATCAGTAAACCGTCAGCAAATATTTAAGGAGTGAATAGGTGGACATCCTGGTCCCAAAGTAATTCCTGATAAGTGGTTAGTGCACATGGCTTCCTGCAAAGATGCTGATAGCTCATTAATGGCCAAGACAAAAAAACAAGGGGACAATGGACAACCCTGCCTGATACCTCTACTACTCTGAAAGAGGCCATAAGATTGACCATTAATGATGACAGAGAAGTGGGGAATAGCCATGCAAGCGTATATTAAATTTATGAAATGAGCATGCATCCCTTTACGAGTTAACGCCTTAACAATGAAATCCCATTCGATCCTATCAAAGGCCTTATCAAGATCTATTTTAACCATAAAAGCATGTTTTTCCAGGATTTAAGATTAAAGGAATGTGTAATTTCCTGAGCAGTGAAGTTGTTACTGCTAATCCTCCTATCAGGAATGAAAGCTTGTTGAGAGTGATGAATATAGTTAGACAAATGTGGTTTAACCCTGTTTGCAAGTGTTTTAGCGATGATCTTGTAAATCACATTGCAAAGGCTAATTGGTCAAAAATCCTTGAGGGATCAGGGGAGCAATTTTCTTGGGAATCAAAACAATATGAGTATCATTCATGTGATTAGGGAGAGTACCTTGTATGTAGAAATCTTTGAATACCTTGGTTATATGATCACCCATCCATTCCCATGCTGCTAAGTAGAACTCGACATTGAGTCCATCTGGTCCTGGTGACGCATTCCTTTTCATGGCTTTTAAGTTCTCCAGGATCTCCTTTTTATCTAGGATGCTATAAGTAAAATCACCTTCGTCTTGCTGATAGGATGTGTGCATGTAAGGCCTGCCATGACTCACATTAGAGGAGGAAAAAAGATTCTGAAAATAATTGATGATAGTCTTGGCAATAGCATGAGGCTCAATTTGAATATTATCATTCTCATCTTTAATAGAAATAATTCCGTTTCCCTCCTCCTTTTAAGAACAACATGATGGAAATAAGTAGTGTTTCTATCACCATTGATAGCTCAATGTTTTTAGATCTTTGCCTATAATACTCAGTTAACCTAGTCATGTTCTACTCGTAATTACAAACCTGAAAGGCCTCAAGTGGCTTCATTTGAATACTTTTGATTTGCTCACCTAAAATTTCCAGCTCTTGTTGAATTGACTTTTTCTTTCTGCACCAAGCTCTCAAAGCTCCTGCAAGATTAGTTGTCCTATTGTGGAAATCTTTATTCCTAGAAGCAATCCAAACATTTTTAGCATATTCATGAAAATCATTTTCCATAAGCAACCAGTTTTCAAATTTAAAGTTTCTTCTCGGCTTGCGCATATGAGCATCAGTAGAAAGTAGAATAGGAGCGTGATCACTAAGAATAATAGGTAGATTGTAAACATTAGAATTGGGAAAAATCGCACACCATTTAGCATTAACCAGACGTCTATCAAGTCTTTCCATGGTTGGGTTAGAAGCATACCTCTTGTTTGTCCAAGTTAGAAGCGTCCTtttttttgcatctacatcatctgCTGGAGAAGTGTGTTTGGACCTCGGAGATGCAAAAATTAGTtatttttgcatctacatcatgtattggagatgctctgACTCTCTCAGTTTGGGGTTTCGCATGGAAGTGTATGTACATCGTTTTCAGTGGGTCGCTATTATTATGATGAAACTAAAAAATGTTGTTGAAACTTTTTTGAGGGTGATTTTTTTATTACAGGATTATAGAGTTATAGTCTAGAGACAAGAATTCTCCAGTACAATCACGAGCAATCCTACGGCCCAGGAGAGGACCGGCCGAGAGCTAGCGCCGGTAGTCACCGCCTAGCACTAGCTTTTATGTAAGTCGTCCATGTTTTCTAAATTTTGTTATTGGATGCATTGCTTGCAAAAAAGTTTATTCATAGTTAGAACTTGCAAAGAGGAAAAGTCATAACCTATAGTATTCAAAGGTACTTGCCCTGAACCATGTGAAGAATCACAATATTGCTTTGAAGGTCATGAGCAATCCCTTAAAGGAAAGGCATGGCTTCACTGCACCAATTATGAAGGGCTGGCCAAGAGCTAGACTCGGTGAGAGCGGCTGCCCAAGAGCTACACTCGGTGAGAGTGGCTGAGAAATGGCTCTTAATGCACCAAAGAGTTGTGTGGCTCCTCTAGAACTTGTTAACCTTCTGAGTGAAGTTCACGACCCTGTCCTCTTCGAAGAGATATCATTATACTTAGTGCTACTAGGATGCATGTCTCCCAGGTTATGTAGAGACTACCCGAATTTTCTAGGTTGCTGGATTCGCCGATCAATGCTTGCTTCTCTCCTGATTACTCCAATTCCTATTTGTTCTTAAAACATCTCAGATTGCCACCTATTTCATGCGTTGCCATGACAAATAGAAAATGTGGTGGTAATGAGTGGAAGTGAACAACAATAAATTTTCTTATGGGATGGGCGTAATCGGATTTCGGGTCTTACTACAAGAGCTTGGCCTTCCGTGGCACGTAGTAGAAAAAGAGTGGTCGATGCTAGGATCTACAAGGAACGTTATGTCTAGCAAACTTGCAATTTATAGAGTTGGACCAGGCAAGGGGACGACAAGGAAGGGCCATGTAATTCTGATATATCACATGCCTAGAAGATTTGTCATTGCCCATGAAGTCATGGTTCTATCTCATATTTAAGTTTCTCTTTAAAGCATGCCTTATCTACATGACGGGAGTGCCGATTACCCCCATCATGACACCATCAATCAGTTTCCATTCTTTGTTGGCATTCTTAAAAATGCATAGCAAGTGGAAGATTAGTTGATTTCTCCAAATTTTCCTATGCATGTCCAATTGCATGTCTTTTTTCTAGTTCAAAATCTTAGTTTTGTTCTTCTCCTCTTGTAGATAATATATGAATTTATATATTTCATGGAAATGTGTGCAAATTCGTGTATTTTTGTTTTAATTAATACAACATGTTTATGATTTATATTATAGCAAATTTGTTTTTGTATAAGATGCCAATTTTTTGATACTTTTTTATTCTTTTACCTACATGATGAAAAATCATTTTTTCATCTTTTTCATTTTTTGTATACAAAAGGAATGGTGATTGGGCCTGGAGGCCTGGAAAACGCCTATCCGCCAAAAATGCTTGTTTGGGGCTTTTTTCTACAGCAAACCAAAACGTTGTATCAATCGATGCATGACATTATTTTTATTACATTATTCAATAGAGTTTGGCAAAGCAGATACATGGATCGACCCAAAGCCATCTTCATGACAACCTCAATCACATACAAGTATGCTGAAGAGCACTGGCGCAGTCACACACGCCATCTATtccggtggcctcaccaggctgccccACAGCAAGCCGAGTGCACCAACCGGTTTAGCAGACTCTCGGTGCACAGAAAGACTACTCTAATCAATCCTCGGACCAAAATTTGTGAAGTGTGCCACGAAGCACCTAGCACCAGTTACAACCGAAATGCTTTGAAGTACATACACATCATTGATCATTGTTCTACTTGACCTACTACTACTTGTTCTACGTCTCTGAAATTTAGATCATTGATATCCACGCGGCTGGCTGCAGGCCAACCGAATGTTAAGCGGAAGCCAGGATAAGTgtacaaggagaagaagcaagaaagCGTGGGGTCTAATGATAAAATCATTACTACTAGAATTTATCTCATGCAAAGC
Protein-coding regions in this window:
- the LOC123163964 gene encoding uncharacterized protein; translation: MALERFLTALVFCEAPHDGYGTSVMTTSSIGKHVSGGTSKPVRHKPRLAVDAEEKKQGYSGGSRVQRPAGFQRAFDGLNCSDTVMMH